A region of Roseobacter litoralis Och 149 DNA encodes the following proteins:
- a CDS encoding alpha/beta hydrolase family protein — MAALTLSALAGTAAAQTVLRGLPDHINPSARYIIYVHGRIIEHEGPKAVSERFGPYEFAEITEGLSARGHVVIAELRDPGGLDYVGTIVGHVQALQDAGVPEESITVVGFSKGGYMTLRAARQLNEPDVNYAILAGCIAEAVSGEDLSGDGLEGRVLSMADTADDLGFPCSPLFDRNPQLDSPLSMVFHEGSGHGLFYAADPLWMRPLLDWIDAGSP, encoded by the coding sequence GTGGCTGCTTTAACACTATCGGCCCTCGCAGGGACCGCAGCCGCGCAAACCGTGCTGCGCGGACTGCCAGATCATATCAACCCCAGCGCCCGCTACATTATCTACGTTCACGGACGCATTATCGAGCACGAAGGTCCAAAGGCGGTGTCGGAACGGTTTGGTCCTTATGAATTCGCAGAGATCACGGAAGGCCTTTCGGCACGGGGCCATGTCGTGATTGCAGAACTGCGCGACCCCGGTGGGCTGGATTATGTCGGCACGATTGTAGGGCATGTCCAAGCCTTGCAAGATGCTGGCGTCCCAGAGGAAAGCATCACGGTGGTTGGCTTCAGCAAAGGTGGATACATGACCCTTCGCGCGGCCCGACAGCTGAACGAGCCAGATGTCAACTACGCGATTCTCGCCGGTTGCATTGCCGAGGCCGTCTCAGGGGAAGATCTGTCTGGAGACGGTCTGGAGGGTCGCGTACTGTCGATGGCCGATACTGCGGATGACCTTGGTTTCCCATGTTCCCCGTTGTTTGACCGCAACCCGCAGCTCGACAGCCCTCTATCGATGGTCTTCCACGAAGGTTCAGGCCACGGGCTGTTCTATGCCGCTGATCCCTTGTGGATGCGGCCGTTGCTCGACTGGATCGATGCCGGTTCTCCTTAA
- a CDS encoding histidine phosphatase family protein, with protein sequence MNRIARYLTHPQVVIDQTIPIPEWGLSRVGRDRTEHLACACPWPNTTHIVTSTERKALETAASLAAAWACPVDVRPNMHENDRSATGFLPPTAFEAAADCFFARPNESFHGWETAKDAQARILREVIEFLWHHSGRDVLFVGHGGVGTLLYCALAKRPIDRRYDQANGGGYWFSFDIDSRQVLHHWRSMEAAAVMRNDTRSTQTQRRHS encoded by the coding sequence ATGAACAGAATTGCCAGATATCTGACGCACCCGCAGGTCGTGATAGATCAAACCATCCCGATACCTGAATGGGGGCTGTCGCGGGTCGGTCGTGACCGAACCGAGCACCTTGCATGCGCCTGCCCTTGGCCGAACACGACGCATATCGTGACCAGCACTGAACGGAAGGCACTTGAGACTGCCGCATCCCTCGCCGCAGCGTGGGCCTGTCCTGTGGACGTAAGACCGAACATGCATGAAAACGACCGGAGCGCGACCGGATTTCTTCCACCGACCGCGTTTGAGGCGGCGGCTGATTGCTTCTTTGCACGGCCAAATGAGAGCTTTCACGGCTGGGAGACGGCCAAGGATGCACAGGCGCGTATCCTGCGCGAGGTCATTGAGTTCCTGTGGCACCACAGCGGCCGAGATGTTCTGTTTGTCGGACATGGTGGTGTGGGCACGCTGCTCTACTGTGCGTTGGCCAAACGTCCGATCGACCGAAGATACGATCAAGCGAACGGCGGCGGTTACTGGTTTTCCTTTGACATCGACAGCCGACAGGTTCTCCATCACTGGCGGTCGATGGAGGCCGCTGCAGTGATGCGCAACGATACCCGATCGACACAAACACAGCGGCGGCACTCATGA